From Phocoena phocoena chromosome 16, mPhoPho1.1, whole genome shotgun sequence, a single genomic window includes:
- the LOC136135967 gene encoding WAS/WASL-interacting protein family member 1-like codes for MASQTLRRPVLPVKKTSFPLSPEPRCSRNLQHWAPSSWPHRPRDTPPVTTATGEEPPARLGRDPRPPSFRQRPTPRSFRAGAAASPAPGPTPPHSDPPPPPGPPERRSRGEGEEAGEVCERERGRTSRRRFVLPGSGGGVPPGPRTSAGRAGGAEEAGGKPGAANWGGGALPPLPPSVRALAAWPHLPGGLGATSRRRGPVPGAGGAWRCGREARASARRPGLRGQVMVGPCASPEERGPPEQLCPQAAPASRLDISRREVGQL; via the exons ATGGCGTCTCAGACTTTACGGAGACCTGTTTTACCTGTGAAGAAAACGAG TTTCCCGCTGTCCCCAGAGCCCCGCTGCTCGAGGAACCTCCAGCACTGGGCGCCTAGCTCGTGGCCTCACCGCCCGCGCGACACGCCCCCGGTCACCACGGCAACCGGGGAG GAGCCGCCGGCTCGGCTAGGCCGAGACCCGCGCCCGCCGTCCTTCCGCCAGCGGCCCACCCCGCGGTCCTTCCGCGCCGGAGCTGCAGCGTCCCCCGCCCCCGGTCCCACTCCACCCCACAGcgacccgcccccgcccccaggcccgcCCGAGAGGAGGAGCCGAGGCGAGGGGGAGGAGGCGGGAGAGGTTTGCGAGAGGGAGCGAGGCCGCACGAGCCGCCGGCGGTTCGTATTACCGGGGTCGGGAGGAGGAGTCCCGCCGGGCCCGCGGACCAGCGCCGGGCGGGCGGGAGGCGCGGAGGAGGCGGGCGGAAAGCCCGGGGCTGCGAATTGGGGCGGGGGCGCCCTCCCACCTCTGCCGCCCTCCGTTCGGGCCTTGGCGGCCTGGCCTCACCTGCCCGGAGGCCTGGGAGCCACCAGTCGCCGCCGAGGGCCAGTCCCCGGGGCCGGCGGAGCGTGGAGGTGCGGACGCGAGGCGCGGGCCTCCGCGCGGAGGCCTGGACTGCGCGGCCAGGTGATGGTGGGCCCCTGTGCTTCTCCAGAGGAAAGGGGACCCCCAGAGCAGCTGTGCCCCCAGGCTGCCCCAGCAAGCCGTTTGGACATCAGCCGTAGGGAAGTCGGGCAGCTGTGA